A region of Streptomyces sp. WMMC500 DNA encodes the following proteins:
- a CDS encoding LCP family protein: MSEPYAAGDPGRRPRSPRRKAVLAAVWVLVGAVILGGAGLTYLYFRLNGNLTSVDLDAKLGGDRPEDLPGGSTDILVLGSDSRAGENAKYGGGGGGGGARSDTAMIVHVYEDRKRASIVSIPRDTLVDRPTCQRDDGGTAPAAERAMFNESYSVGGPACTVKTVEKMTGVRMDHFVEVDFSGFKRLIDQLGGVEITTRQDIDDPDSHLDLKAGRHTLDGEQALGLVRTRKGVGDGSDLGRIELQQVFVRALVQQASQVDLLTSPGKLIGLADTATKSITTDDGLGSVNELRRLAESLGDIGPDDMQMVTLPVTYDEQDGNRVVPLEKESAQVWKALKADRPIPRSALKDGLGEQTDRDRVVTAPPPRGGNLAEIAPPGNGMQAAAPPAE, from the coding sequence ATGTCGGAACCGTACGCAGCCGGGGATCCCGGCCGCCGACCGCGCAGCCCACGACGCAAGGCGGTGCTCGCGGCGGTCTGGGTGCTCGTCGGGGCCGTCATCCTCGGCGGGGCCGGCCTCACGTACCTGTACTTCCGTCTCAACGGCAACCTGACGAGCGTCGACCTGGACGCCAAGCTCGGCGGCGACCGCCCCGAGGACCTGCCCGGCGGCTCCACGGACATCCTCGTCCTCGGCTCGGACTCCCGGGCCGGCGAGAACGCCAAGTACGGCGGTGGCGGTGGCGGCGGCGGCGCCCGCTCCGACACCGCGATGATCGTCCACGTCTACGAGGACCGGAAGCGCGCCAGCATCGTCAGCATCCCCCGCGACACCCTCGTCGACCGCCCCACGTGCCAGCGCGACGACGGCGGCACCGCGCCCGCCGCGGAGCGCGCGATGTTCAACGAGTCGTACTCCGTCGGCGGCCCGGCCTGCACCGTCAAGACGGTGGAGAAGATGACCGGGGTGCGCATGGACCACTTCGTCGAGGTCGACTTCAGCGGCTTCAAGCGGCTCATCGACCAGCTCGGCGGGGTGGAGATCACCACGCGCCAGGACATCGACGACCCCGACAGCCACCTCGACCTCAAGGCCGGCAGGCACACCCTGGACGGCGAGCAGGCGCTCGGCCTGGTCCGTACCCGCAAGGGCGTCGGCGACGGCAGCGACCTGGGCCGGATAGAGCTGCAGCAGGTCTTCGTCAGGGCGCTGGTGCAGCAGGCGAGCCAGGTCGACCTGCTGACCAGCCCGGGCAAGCTCATCGGGCTCGCCGACACGGCGACCAAGTCGATCACCACCGACGACGGCCTGGGCTCGGTGAACGAGCTGCGCCGGCTGGCGGAGAGCCTGGGCGACATAGGCCCGGACGACATGCAGATGGTGACCCTCCCGGTGACGTACGACGAGCAGGACGGCAACCGCGTGGTGCCGCTGGAGAAGGAGTCCGCGCAGGTCTGGAAGGCCCTGAAGGCGGACCGGCCGATACCACGGTCCGCGCTGAAGGACGGCCTGGGCGAGCAGACGGACCGTGACCGCGTGGTCACCGCCCCGCCGCCCCGCGGCGGGAACCTGGCGGAGATCGCGCCGCCCGGCAACGGCATGCAGGCCGCCGCGCCGCCCGCGGAATAA